The window TCTAATGTAATTGTGAATCGCCATTGTAGCCAATACGATATCTCTTTGAGTGTCAATATGATAAAAAGGCATATCTCGCAAAATAGACCACCTTGCTTTTCATACCCCAAATATTCTCGCTACAATGTTTCTGTAAGAAGAATGCAAATAATTGAATATTTCTTTATGTCCATTTGGTACTCGCATTTATCGTGTCGCACCTCGATGAAATTCTGCAAGGTGGTATCTCACATTAATTCCTTTATATGGAGCCATATTTCTCTTTGTGTGAATATCCTGCATCAACAAGATAATATTTGTCCCCGGATAGATGTGAAAAATACCGTTCGGGTCTACGAAGTGCCTCACCAAATATACGATTATCATGAGCTGCTCCTTCCCACCCAGCCCATGCAAATATAAAACACATATTAAAGTCgacaacaacaagaatattttgAGTAGGATAACCTTTACACCCAATATATGGTATCTCTTGACTTTGAGGTAATCTTGCTTTCACATGTGTGCCATCAAGTGCTCCAATACAATCCTAAAAATATATACATGCATAAACTATATATAAGTTTACACTAGATAATATTTTGAGTTAAAatgtaaaaatataataatataattattaagtaATGTCACGTACTTTAAAGAAAGGGAGATATCGTTGATTACATGTCTTGTGATCTCCTGCACCATCATTATAACTTGGATGTGGTTGAATTATGTCTCTTGCAAGCTTACCAATGGCCTATGAATTGTTTCTCCTGAATGTTGAAAAATCTCCTGTACCAATCGATTTCCGGCACCATGTGCACAAAGCATCAAGAACATCCCTAACTCCTCACAGACAGACATCCCATGCGTGGGTTTAAGACCATATTTATCAATTGGATTTTTCTTAAATCAAGAAACACTAACTTCCTCAATCGAAAATTTTCTTAACACCGAGTCTCATTTTCATGTAATATCTCCTAGATAAATATATTCCCAGTGCGTTTAGATGTACGACATGGTTCCTTACAAATGTATTTCTCATATTATATCAATATACTCTTACATGCTATTCGACATAGTGCCATccattccttattttcttgagtttcCTCTTCTTCagtttcatcatttaacaaatcATTGTTCCAGCATTCCATTAAACTGAAATGAATCAGACATACAAACTTTTATGAATTAAATATGACAAATTCTAACTTTTAAGTTGATAAAGTCATCTATTAAAATAACGTAATGTCTAAACAAGAAATGATTAAACCACCATTATGTCTAACCAGGAAATAAAACATTAAGAAAATATAACCTCCTGCACATACTTTAAAGGGCAAGTTAAAATGTCTAATGCTAATATAATATGGGTAAGGCATTATCAACAACTTCTCAGATTGGATTAGATGGATTATTCGGCATGATGATCGTCGGTGGTTGTACTCCAACCAAGATTTCCTAGGTTCATCGGTAGACAACTTCAAAAATGCATGACGCATCTCTTTCTATGTCAACAAGTTCACAACACAATTAAAAATATCACTCCCTCCAAGAATACCaggaatattttctaaaatatccATGCACTTCTTAATGGTGGGCTCTGAAAATTTAGATGTGCTTTTGTTAGACTTAAACTCAATTAGGGAGTGTATCTCCTCTTTTAGAGATAATGAATTATTTTTTGTCTTGCGCTTTTTGACTTGACTGCTATTGCCACTGCCATCTATTGACTTTCGCTTTCTAAATGTTGGCTTAGAAAACGTAATTGAATCCATATTCTGCAAGTCATGACTTTCATCGCTTCTTTCATCATTCCATTGTTCTATGTCATTATCATAAACATCATTTGTTCCATCATCATCTTGATCTAACCCAACTTCCGACTCTTGTTCTTGATTTGTTGCATGTGCTCTCTCTCCGGTGGCAGTGATATCAGTAAATAAAATATCGTAACGAAACCATATCAGCGAAAGATCTTTGTTCCTAAATTTTTTGTATTTAGAATTCTCCTgtaaaaaagaatttaaaattacTCTAAGCAAACAAATGAAACTAACAATTAAAAGAGttatgaaataattatagaaAAGGGCAAGCAATGTACCTTAATTTTTTGGTCCCACCAATCATCATCTgcaataattatttttcttgtgGGATCCCATCCTAAACCTTTCTCACCTCTCATCAACTACTTAAAAAGAGTTGACTCTACTTTCATGtgatccaaataatttttcatttGTTTTCTAGTATATTGTAGTCTCGTCTTAGACAAGTAAGTGTTTTGCCTATTTCCTTTTCTAGCTTCTTGCTCACACAATTCAATGAATTTTATATATGCATATTCGTCCCGCTTAGCATTATGTTGTTCCCCCATAATTGAATGTTAACAATCTGAAGAGATTACAAGATTTAGCTATAAACATACACATATAATAATATTTATGCACAACTCAAAATAAACAAAGTTCAAAAGAACGCCTTCTTATTTTTGTATGTCACACAATTTTGAAGTAGAAATAATATTCAATATTGTAATGAGACCAATTGTCTTAAACTTCTAGTGACTAACAAAACAAGAGAAAGCATGTACAGCGAAGACTTACTAGAGAgaagtaaaaaagaaaatattttaattgtaaaaaaaaaaaaaaaaaacacaaaaaagcaTGTAAGAAATAGtgattagggctgcttatcgggcggattgaaTAGATATTTACGATTAACGTTTCGGCTTATCGGCTGTTGGCTTTTAAATATACTAATCCGCTAGCcaaccgataagatatcgggcggttTAGTATCGGATTAGCAATTATCGATCAATTATCGGTTAAGTCTAAGAGAAGATAATGAAAATGAGATTTGTTTATTGGCTAAATCTAAGAACAAAGAATATGCGTTTTAATCTCAACTGAGTCTCCCGGGTGCTTTAGAAGTTTCAAATCACAATGTAACTAGGAGATGTATCATGCTTTCTATACCCAAGAAAATGTATATTAGTTTGAAAAAGCAATAACGAGCCAGAAGCAGCCTCATTCATATTAGTTGGACAAGCGATATGTGCTTAATGAAAAAGAAAGTGAAATCAGTACACTTtcaacatacaaaatgtactaacTATTATAGTGCTGCTAACAAGGAAACTTCGGTAGGGATAACATAGCATTGTCAGTCTCCTCTTAAAGGCTAAAGCAAAGTATCGGTATAAATATTTCATTGAATGATAATAATTAGATGAATAATGAGCCAAGAAGTTGAACTTCAATTAGAGTGGCAACTTCAAAAACAGAAGAGCCAAGAAGATAAAACTTCGAGACTAATTCTGAGACCATATTACTGGTTCAGAATGCTATGTTATGAATTTCACTGGAGCTTTGTGTCAGGTGTGGTTATTATATATGCTATTAATCAGGGATTGAGTACAGGTCTAAGCAAGATTAGTACTCATTATTATATGAAGGATGAGCAGAAGCTACAACCCTCTGAAGCTCTAATATATTCAAGAATAATTCAACTTCTTTGGATTGTGAAGTGTCTTTGGGCCTTTTAACTGAAACTCTTCCTATTAGAGGATACAATAGGAGGCCTTACTTTATTCTTGCTGGTATGTGATATAGGTGGCAATAAAAGTTTACAAATTACCTTTTATATTTTTCAAGATAATTGTTGATCTTAACATTAATGATATCCGATTTGTTTGTATTTAATCATCATCctttactatatatattattttccaaAGTTGCTTAAAAATATAACACAACTGTTTGTCATATTTAACATAGCAATCTCTCTTGAAACAAAGTAGCCTTAAATACTATAGTCAATATCCAGTAGCATTAATACAACAATCAGTACTGTTGAAACAAAGCAACTTTAAGAACACAAGTGTATTTCGTTACCACAAGATATTTATGATTAGTTGCAGAGGCACGGCTGCAGATATTTAGAGAGCTTTCATTCAACAATGAGAGCACGAGAATCAGAGTCACCAATGGACAACCCACGAGCAGAGAAGCACGACAGAAGGGAATTCCACGTAACAGAGGAAGCAATAAGATCAACCCCTCTACTGTTGCAGAGGCACGGCTGGAGAATTGCAGAGGCAACGGTTGTTTAGGTTTTGAAGAACTGGGATAAAGTAAACTAAACGAAGAGTTTTTGTTTTAAAAAGATGTATTTTAGGGATATAATAGTAAATATTTTGGTCAAAtctaaagtgcttataagctgaaaTTTGATAAGTTGAGGGAGACCAACTTATGACTTATTTTCGGCTTATAAGCACTTGACTTATAATCACTTTTAATTTTACtaaacgcgtagataagccaaaaAGTGTATATAAGCCAGTTTgcccagcttataagcttagccaaacaccctctttTTCTTAAATTCTGTTCCGAGTCAAACTAGcccatctaaattgaaacggaaagaCTAATTAATATCTAAATAATGTGAAATGATATAGACAACAATAAATAGTTTTGAGTGTTGAATGTTAAGACACAATAGCTTGATTTATTATTGATTGATTGTTTGCTAGGTTACTATAGAGAACGGTCCCTGCAAATATTTGACAGGGCATAAACGGCACATTGGGTAATTATGTGATCATTTGATTAATTGTGGACCTTCTGGATACGAGTCCAGTGGTACCCCATTTTCCCTTGCGTTGAAAGAAGGTGGAGCCATATTGGGTATTCATGGCGTTCTGGGTTGTATGTTGATGCAATTGGCGTTTATTTGTAGCAAGTCACTCCACTCACTCAAGGTTAAAAGATTGAACCGAAGGAACCTAAATCTATAGAATTTTATTCGTAAAAGGGCCaacaatacccctaacgtattgaaaacggttcaaaaatattttacgttaaccttttggtccgcaaatgcccCTAGCGTTTGTTTTTGTGCTCAAACATACCCATATATCTAACAGAATTAACCTAGTCAATTTTTTGGCTTTAACTTCGCCAAGTGACATTTTCTTAAACCGCTAcgtgtattatttttattaaataaaactCACCTATATCTTTTAAAATATCCAACAACCCTGGCCCGCTCTTATATATTTGGACGGTCgactaaaaataattatattcgctagttaaatatataaaaaatatacattgattatatataaaaatatgtatattatacattaatattttaatatatattttacatgatattatttttagaaGAAATTATACGGTATAGCTTTCCATTCAAATTTTGCAGATCTTAACAAGtttaacaaatataaattttaatttgcaaataTAAAAATGAGAATGCTCTATTTATATGACCTCCTAAAGGAGAAACGAAGAAAAAGATGGAAAGAAAATTCTTTAAAACCTTTAATTATATACATATCTAACTGCTTAGCACATTAATGGACTTCACTTGATCTTTTCAATGGGAATTAATAGTGTTTTAATATATAACGATAGAGCTAAAATATTAGCAAAAATTATCGTTCCATTGTCAGATGTGCTTAATAAATTCGAGTTATAGATCATAATTAATAGAAAAAACTACACTTtataatttctcctaaaaataatatcatgtaaaatatatattaaaatattaatatataatatacatatttttatatataatcaatgtatattttttttatatatttgactaacaaatataattaattttagcCGACCATCCAAATATATATGAGCGGGTCACGGTTGTTGGGTATTTTATTAGATACATGTGGGTTTTATTTAATATAAATATGTAAGGCCtcgtgaatttttttttaaaaacccgAATTCCGTGATGCGAAAGTAGGCGCAGAGATTAACAGTGcgctgggagttgaaggaaaacgttgggcagaagtacgcatttctacggcccattctacggccgtagaaccactctgcggaccgcagactgatCGCAGAGTGGAGCAAATTTCTGGGGCATTTCTGATGCCCAATTTCgcgtccattatgcgatcgcataactgttttgcgggcCGTATTCTTATCGCATATCCagccttgggatttttcggagggaggttctgcggtgcactatgcgcccgcagaaccgttctgcgaAGCATTATGCAAtcgtagaacaggtctgcgggtcgCATAATGACCACAGACCAGGTCAATTTTTTTCCAGCTCTGGCACCCATTTTTGCgatcattttgcggaccgcataaccattatgtacagaacccgttccggagcttcaatttttggatttttaaacccgacccaattcctttaaaacacaccccatagaccattttgagcacatttctgatattttagagtgagagggagagttcATAGAGTGGGGGAGCAATCTTTAAcaattatccatcaattctttaTCAATTATTGAGCATTAACAAAGggagtcttcaccctaaaggtaatAATCTATGTtctagctctcaatttcgaaattttgcaaaaatggggtaattagagaaccaattattgggtgtgggggttgatgtcttgcatgcatgcatccttgaagtatgtgggaaggttgtgagctaaacaTGGTAGAGAGagggttgggaaatgatggaatcctccacaaaagagccttagaaccttaatgcacacctagtgtttgataaaatgctcaaatgagctaaaaccatgatcatcatcctaatttttggttcaacttgttatatttctaaaatatattgaaattgttaagagttccggatcattttagagtttgagaagatCAATTGAGGTGTGTTGGCTAAACCacattcttcttagaatcgaatcacACGTTGTTCATGTAagtggagtaagtccttgatcattattgaattggcttgtCCTAATgcggttgtgttgaaggatgttggTTCAATGTTTAttataaatgcttcatcatgtcatcttgccatttgagaatatgttcaaaatgtgtaatatgtgttaggaatgttaaaacttcatgtcaagaccgaaataaaggttgttatgccaaattgtatgaatggccactatgtgcctaagattttccAAAATGCccatatgtgaattaatgtctttaatgggaagccctattgatgttgataatgataatgatatttgaatatggaaaagaaaactggaactatgaaatacggccaagtgctaagaatgattttgtaattgataagaagtacgatgtgagatgattgactgaagaaggtaatgtatcaaatgagatggcctagccgatcgagtcgagATCGGACTTCgtataagaacacggtggtattgtggatgaaattgtggtaatgtctaaattgagatggcctagccgatcgggccgtgatcgggcgccatgccgcacacatggtggtactacgctagaagttataatgaaattgtggtaatgtctcaaatgagatggcctagccaatcgggtcgagaTCGTATTcctaagaatacagaggtattgtgaattgtggaatatcggtactaaaggccACCCAACTTAATAATACGGAAttgacttgaaaatgtatatgatccttaataTTGTTGTTTCTGTATTATTTGAAgcacttattgaattcttgactattcctcttgtattattatacattccattgagttggtgtttagctttacatactagtgctattcgacggtactaacatccatTTTTCCAgaggcactgcatctttaaatggatgcaagtggttacataacagacagtgttgatcatagatagtgctgcatccttttcttagcggactcggtgagccccatttcattctgggtTCAAGTATTGTACCTTTTGCTTATATTGCtgtcacattttgaggtatagccgggggctTGTTGCGGaaaccatctttactctcttttgtatctttagaggctccatagacactatgtgggttgtatatgggtgctagaaaggtcaaacggattatgttgtattttggatttttgttccacTAAATCACAAAATGTATGCCTTTTGAAACTTAATAGGAAGTAGCAAAAAATGAAATGGTTTAGTAATGTCTATGCATATGGTCCTTCTACTATTTAGCTAATAACAATATGCCTTCTcttatcatgggtgagttgggtagaaagtatttaacaggcttgctcagccgggttcactcggttgagcgtcggtcgtgcctcccgaggttggggcatgacaaacttggtattagagcctaaggttttaaaatgTCCTTGGATGTCTCGGAGCTGTGTCTATTAGAGTCCTTATAtaggtgtgttgtcgaccacatttaTAAGTTGGAcgctattgtgatgacccaaaaggtcatattatattttagaacttgaatctgcgctcttaagccttaaaaatatcGTTTTTAACCTCCTCGATTTGGGTGCGAAGTCCAGataggtttccgaaaagcttttatgttgaaaactaatgaaaatatttttgcctTAAAGGTtaatttagttgacttcggttaatattttttgtaaacggtcccggatccgtgctttgacggtcccggttggtctgtatcgaattatgggtcctgggcgtatgcccgaaattgaattcggaggtccctagctcaagatataaatttttgaaaaaaattaaaagtgtgaaaattaattatttttaagaattgattgatgcaTGGCATTGTTGGTATCAGGtgcgtattttggttccggagcccgttacagtttcattatgatattttagacttgtctgtgaaatttagtgagaaacggagttgatttggtatgattcggacgtccagttgagaagataggaattttaaagtgttctttgagaatttcatttgattttgtgctaaatttgtagttctaggtgttgttttggcggtttgatcacgcgagcaagtttgtatgatatttttaggcttgtgtacatgtttggtttggagccccgagggctcgggtgagtttcggataggccaccgGATGTTTTGGACATGGGAAAAATctagttttctgcagattctggtgtctggcatatccttcttcgcgttcgcgaaggtcctctcgcgaacgcgaagagtaatctggTGAGGCTGagaattcttcttcgcgaacgcgaaggcctgatcacgaacgcgaagtgatgggggatttacccttcgcgaacgcgacctgaccatcgcgaacgcgaagcacttggggacctgggggagggttggtcatgttcttctacgcgaacgcatccACTGGGTCACGAACGAGAAGGCTAGGGGGAGTTGccttacgcgaatgcgaaggaagactcgcaaacgtgaaggccttaggccgctgtgtATTGTGATCgggacaggcctctcgcgaacgggATGAAGGtctgtccagtgacttaaaacagactccaaacatgggtttgagccatttcttcaacatttttcaagaaccaaacgggtagaggctaTTTCCAAGcatcattttcttccccaaattgttgtctaaaccattttctttcaattacccattacatttcttaaattttcaacctaaaatctagagttttcgtggtagaattaggggttagggtagaaaatagggatttcgggaatttgtgGATTTAGACcacaatttggggtcggattccaaaatcaattatatattcgggatcgGGGATTAATGGGTagaaggattttggtccgaacctcgggttttgaccaagcgggcccggggtcaatttttcgaatttttagagaaaaatttgtgaaatttaatttatgaaatgtaattaattcctttagtaatatttgatattatcgagtcatttttgaatagatacgagtggtttggaggtgaattccaagtGAAAAACTGTGATTgggaattaagtggccttcggagcgaggtaattgtcgtgtctaactttggcttgagggaataggtattgtgtgattaattgctacgtgttttgttgttgaatacgatgtatagttgaggtgacgagcatctatacgttgtggtcgagtcatagcatgagagtgaaattccatttttcttgcaaatttgtagtcttagatcttgttatccatgcttactGTTGTTGTATAAATGTTGGGAGACTTTTACCCGATTCATCCAAGGACGATAAAATTGTGAAAGTAaccattgatgaaatattgatttcttgtgaaacttctctttatccattgttattgattctatgaattgtgaggaagagtgtaaagcacgaagggtgatgtcgtgcatgattcatttatattgtgaggaagagtgtaaaccacgaagggtgatgccgtgcatgatttatttatattgtaaggaagagtgtaaagcacgaagggtgatgtcgtgcatgatttatttatattgtgaggaagagagtaaaagcacgaagggtgatgccgtgcagttttccttgttgtcttaattgctcaattcgtttaaggatttccggtttaattttgtcttttcattattctcactctttatgttgtattcccccgctgtatgttcccctcccattatttctgcattatttcttatttactgttgttgccactagcatgattatattgtttaggttatatgtgggtgtcttgtcctagcctcgtcactactttgccgaggttaggctcgatacttactagtacatggggtcggttgtactgatgctgcactctgcactttctgtgcagattttgatactggctcaggttgatcgagatttgctgttggtccgctatccggagactcaaggtagatctgtcggtgttcacagaccttgaagtccacgtctatctttttatgtcccattattttctttcattcagacaattatatttctttcaaactattacttgtagtaaaattctagaatgctcgtgaattgtgactccacatccgggtggtagtaattaatatgattttatgatattccgcacttattatattttattttagttaattattgttatttactaaatggaaataaggaattagtttaatgattctctaacgttggcttgcctggcaagtgaaatgttaggtgccatcacggtccggtCAGTGGGAAATtttggtcgtgacagttggtatcagagaagtaggttacataggtcttacgcttcacgagcaagcttagtagagtctggaggatcggtaaggaaacgtatgtgcttatcttccagaggctatgaagctttggaacaagtttcacttatttcttctctatcgtgcgattttgctttctcaatactgattgaactcttctactcttattctctcgcagatggcgagaacacgtaccgcttcctcagctaaacagcagccagagcctccagtgacagctcctacgcagagcagaggtcgaggccgaggccgtgccagaggccgaggcaggggcagggctcagcctaggggccgagcagcagccccagcagtggagcctcagataaagcttgacgaggaggttccagcccagactgttcctgccggaccaagtcaggttccggaggggttcattgccaccctagtaCTTTAGGAcactttggtctgtttggtgggccttatggagagtgtggcccagactggcgcatttcccatggcaccagcagtctctcaggctgaaGGAGGAGGCCatactcctaccactcccgctccggagcagataactccccagtatcaggctccagtagctcagccagtcggattagttcatgGAGATTGGATAAGTTTATCAAGCTTTTTCCTATCTACTACAGTGGTGCTCCATCAGAGGATCCCCATGAGTAtcatgacagctgtcacgaggttctacggaatatgggtatagtggagaccaatggtggagagattacttgttgatcagaccagctgggtcgcctgctcttacatgggaccagttctctcagctctccatagagaagtttctacctatcacattgagagaggagcatcatcgtcagtttgagcgtctctagCAGGGCGGTATGACGGTTACTCATTATGagacctgttttgtggatttgtcccatcatgctattcttctacttcccaccgagagagagcgagatagagagggtgaggaggtttattgatggacttgctcagcctatcagattgcagatttcttttcaggtggctgctaatgtcgtcgtcgagatggttcttactcagggaggtcagggttctgacaagaggcctcgtcattccggtgagttcagcggtgcctcatctagaggcaggagtacttttggtagagtccatcctccCATGCCGCTTCGttcagtg is drawn from Nicotiana tomentosiformis chromosome 12, ASM39032v3, whole genome shotgun sequence and contains these coding sequences:
- the LOC117277581 gene encoding uncharacterized protein; protein product: MSVCEELGMFLMLCAHGAGNRLVQEIFQHSGETIHRPLDCIGALDGTHVKARLPQSQEIPYIGCKGYPTQNILVVVDFNMCFIFAWAGWEGAAHDNRIFGEALRRPERYFSHLSGDKYYLVDAGYSHKEKYGSI